In the Candidatus Leptovillus gracilis genome, one interval contains:
- a CDS encoding PAS domain S-box protein, whose product MKEDLPGSPLRHNESDLRLLLNSIRAPILALTEDLTILYCNQAFSVLARIPIADLEGHKLPDLLPSFTRSRSFAAYLNVLQTGQDQMVEGPINNSYLHSWVYRTPWGVLAIGEDITRHRQTEGALRESQARYQTLFETANDAIFLLTPADDIIDANQRACQMMGYDLPTLLHMRFSDLQASDAANAVPLSPDGAPFESLFRHRDGRLIPVELTTALAQADSASFIFCIVRDITERKQAEETLRQTQKTESLGILAGGVAHDFNNLLVAMLGQATLALAKLPEYADARPHIEKSIRAAENAAHLTRQLLAYSGRGQFEKRAIQVNALIQDHLHLFQVAVPKHIDLRSDLSEPLPAIEGDLGQIQQVVMNLIINAVEAIGERPGIVTVRTNSLDLDEENGRIPLYSNSSLPPGRYVCLEVQDDGHGMDAATLAKIFDPFFTTKHSTGHGLGLAAVLGILRGHKAGLQVSTHPGQGATFRLFFPAIHPSAKTQASPKVDTGPLRGSVLVIDDEALVREAVVDILELRQVRVIEAENGRAGLDAFRENQKSVRLIILDLSMPGMSGEETFHALRQCNPRVKIILSSGYSQTEIGKRFTSLAATAFLQKPYSAAELLQVVEMYLDTT is encoded by the coding sequence ATGAAAGAAGACCTGCCAGGATCACCTTTGCGCCACAACGAGAGCGATCTCCGTCTCTTGCTCAACAGCATACGCGCCCCTATTCTGGCTCTGACAGAAGACCTGACGATTCTCTATTGCAATCAGGCGTTTAGCGTGCTGGCAAGAATACCCATCGCCGATCTGGAGGGCCACAAGCTGCCTGATCTGCTGCCCAGCTTTACCCGCTCGCGTTCTTTTGCCGCCTACCTGAATGTTTTGCAAACAGGTCAGGACCAGATGGTCGAAGGCCCTATCAATAACAGCTATCTGCATTCATGGGTGTACCGTACACCCTGGGGGGTTTTGGCGATTGGCGAAGATATAACCCGTCATCGGCAAACCGAGGGCGCGTTGCGCGAAAGCCAGGCCCGGTACCAGACTTTGTTTGAGACAGCCAACGACGCTATTTTTTTGTTAACCCCAGCAGACGACATCATAGACGCCAACCAACGGGCGTGCCAGATGATGGGCTATGACCTGCCGACATTGTTGCACATGCGTTTTAGCGATTTGCAGGCCAGCGACGCGGCGAATGCCGTACCATTGTCTCCAGATGGCGCCCCCTTCGAGAGCCTGTTCAGGCATCGAGACGGCCGTCTCATCCCCGTAGAGCTGACCACAGCCCTGGCACAAGCCGACAGCGCCTCCTTCATTTTTTGTATTGTCCGCGACATTACCGAACGCAAACAAGCGGAGGAAACGCTGCGCCAGACACAAAAAACGGAAAGCCTGGGTATTTTGGCCGGTGGCGTCGCCCACGATTTTAACAATTTGCTGGTGGCTATGTTGGGGCAGGCAACTCTGGCCCTGGCGAAGCTGCCCGAATATGCCGACGCCCGCCCCCACATTGAAAAATCTATCAGAGCGGCTGAAAACGCCGCCCACCTTACCCGGCAGCTCCTGGCCTATTCTGGACGCGGCCAGTTTGAAAAACGAGCCATCCAGGTCAACGCCCTCATTCAGGACCATTTACACCTGTTCCAGGTGGCGGTTCCCAAGCACATTGACTTGCGCTCTGACTTGAGCGAACCATTACCGGCAATCGAAGGCGATCTGGGGCAAATTCAGCAGGTGGTGATGAATCTGATCATTAACGCGGTTGAAGCCATCGGTGAGCGGCCGGGAATTGTTACCGTGCGTACCAACAGCCTGGACCTGGATGAGGAAAACGGCCGTATCCCCCTTTACAGCAATTCGTCCCTGCCGCCCGGCCGCTACGTTTGCCTGGAAGTTCAGGACGACGGGCACGGCATGGACGCGGCTACGCTGGCTAAAATCTTCGATCCCTTTTTCACAACCAAACACAGCACGGGACATGGCCTGGGGTTGGCGGCCGTTTTAGGCATTTTGCGCGGCCACAAAGCAGGCTTACAAGTGTCCACCCATCCAGGCCAGGGGGCCACTTTCCGCCTGTTCTTCCCCGCTATCCACCCCTCCGCCAAAACCCAGGCCAGCCCGAAAGTGGATACCGGTCCCTTGCGCGGTTCCGTCCTGGTGATAGACGACGAAGCCCTGGTCCGCGAGGCGGTGGTAGATATTCTGGAACTGCGCCAGGTCAGGGTGATTGAGGCAGAAAACGGCCGTGCCGGTCTGGACGCCTTCCGTGAAAATCAAAAAAGCGTCCGGCTAATCATTTTAGATTTATCTATGCCCGGCATGAGCGGCGAAGAAACGTTCCACGCCCTGCGCCAATGCAACCCCCGCGTCAAAATCATCCTCTCTTCCGGCTACAGCCAGACCGAAATCGGTAAGCGGTTTACCAGCCTGGCAGCCACCGCCTTTCTGCAAAAGCCCTACAGCGCCGCCGAACTGCTGCAAGTGGTGGAAATGTATTTGGACACCACGTAG
- a CDS encoding zinc-binding alcohol dehydrogenase: MKRQSLLFTAPYVVEVREETISAPAAHQLLVASEVSAISPGTEMLVYRGQMPADVPLDATISALSGAFAYPLKYGYAAVGRVVATGTAVDPAWLDRLVFAFHPHESHFLAAPDELIPVPNGLDAAAAVFLPNMETAVSFLMDGQPMIGEQVAVFGQGIVGLLTTALLAQMPLARLVTADRHALRREWSTRLGAHASLDPAAPAASASLLATLQQDRPYPGADLTFELSGHPAALDQAVAVTGFNGRVLIGSWYGTKPVSLQLGGHFHRSHMQLISSQVSHIAPRWHGRWTSARRLQIAWSQLARCQPAQRITQLITHRFPLSQAAAAYRLIAEQPAQTIQVLLDY, encoded by the coding sequence ATGAAGAGGCAGTCGCTGTTGTTCACCGCCCCTTACGTGGTGGAGGTCCGCGAGGAGACCATCTCCGCCCCCGCGGCGCACCAACTGCTGGTGGCCTCGGAGGTCTCGGCCATCAGCCCTGGCACGGAAATGCTGGTTTATCGCGGCCAGATGCCCGCCGACGTGCCCCTGGACGCCACCATCAGCGCCCTGAGCGGCGCTTTTGCCTATCCGCTAAAGTATGGTTATGCGGCCGTGGGGCGGGTGGTTGCCACTGGCACGGCCGTAGACCCCGCCTGGTTGGACCGCCTGGTATTTGCCTTCCACCCCCACGAGAGCCATTTTCTGGCCGCACCCGATGAGCTAATCCCCGTGCCCAATGGCCTGGATGCAGCAGCGGCCGTCTTTTTGCCCAACATGGAAACGGCCGTCTCCTTCCTCATGGACGGCCAGCCGATGATCGGCGAGCAGGTGGCGGTGTTTGGCCAGGGCATTGTCGGCCTGCTGACGACGGCGCTGCTGGCGCAAATGCCCCTGGCCCGCCTGGTGACGGCCGACCGCCATGCCCTGCGCCGCGAATGGTCCACACGCCTGGGGGCGCACGCCAGCCTGGACCCGGCCGCGCCGGCCGCCAGCGCCAGTTTGCTGGCGACGCTGCAACAAGATCGCCCTTACCCCGGCGCCGACCTGACGTTTGAGCTGTCCGGCCATCCGGCGGCGTTGGATCAGGCGGTGGCGGTGACCGGTTTTAACGGCCGTGTCCTCATCGGTTCCTGGTATGGTACAAAGCCGGTCAGTTTACAATTAGGCGGCCATTTTCATCGCAGCCACATGCAGCTTATTAGCAGCCAGGTCAGCCACATTGCGCCGCGCTGGCACGGCCGTTGGACCTCCGCCCGCCGCCTGCAAATTGCCTGGTCCCAATTAGCCCGCTGCCAACCTGCCCAACGCATCACCCAACTTATCACCCATCGCTTTCCCCTGAGCCAGGCCGCCGCCGCCTACCGCCTCATCGCCGAACAACCGGCGCAAACCATTCAAGTCCTACTCGATTATTAG
- the ribA gene encoding GTP cyclohydrolase II — translation MTQVTVQQQACARIPTDVGQFQLCLYANSQDQKEHLALIMGDVAGQDNVLVRVHSECFTGDVLGSLRCDCGPQLQRAMRLIADNGSGVIIYLRQEGRGIGLGEKLRAYNLQDMGYDTVDANLMLGHQADGREYTIAGLILRDLGVRNVRLLTNNPDKIESLQQQGIQVTARVPLTTEVTAENQTYLQTKVQRMRHLLNLEPAHGQNGRAPATLPAMPPNARPNGRPFITLSYAQSLDGSITAYRGQPLALSGPQSMAFCHHLRAQHDAILVGINTILADDPHLTVRLVPGKNPQPIVLDSHLRFPLTANLLCHHPDCPPWIATTAQAHPTRRQALEAAGAQLFTLPSDPLGRVDLPVLLAQLAERGVQTLMVEGGARVITSFLDLHLADRVAVTIAPLLVGGLHAVENVVWHNGRSSPHLRHPHYQTLGQDIVLVADIDWQDG, via the coding sequence ATGACACAAGTGACCGTCCAACAGCAGGCTTGCGCCCGCATCCCCACCGATGTGGGGCAGTTTCAGCTTTGCCTGTATGCGAATAGTCAGGACCAAAAGGAGCATCTGGCCTTGATCATGGGCGATGTGGCTGGACAAGATAACGTCTTGGTGCGCGTCCATTCGGAATGTTTCACCGGCGATGTGCTGGGGTCGCTGCGCTGCGATTGTGGCCCGCAGCTGCAGCGAGCCATGCGCCTCATCGCCGACAATGGCAGCGGCGTTATCATCTATTTGCGCCAGGAGGGGCGTGGGATTGGGTTGGGCGAAAAGCTGCGCGCCTATAACCTGCAAGATATGGGCTATGACACCGTAGACGCCAATCTGATGTTGGGCCACCAGGCCGACGGCCGTGAGTACACCATCGCCGGCCTCATTCTGCGCGACTTAGGCGTGCGCAATGTGCGGCTGCTCACCAATAACCCGGACAAAATAGAAAGCCTGCAGCAGCAAGGCATCCAGGTGACGGCGCGCGTGCCACTGACCACTGAGGTGACGGCGGAAAACCAGACCTACCTGCAAACAAAAGTCCAGCGGATGCGCCACTTGCTCAATCTGGAGCCAGCGCATGGGCAAAACGGCCGTGCCCCCGCCACCCTGCCCGCCATGCCCCCCAATGCCCGGCCCAACGGCCGTCCCTTCATCACCCTCAGCTACGCCCAAAGCCTGGACGGCTCCATCACCGCTTATCGCGGCCAACCGCTGGCCCTCAGCGGGCCGCAATCTATGGCCTTCTGCCACCACCTGCGCGCCCAACACGACGCCATCCTGGTGGGTATCAACACCATCCTGGCCGATGACCCCCACCTGACTGTGCGTTTGGTCCCCGGCAAAAATCCCCAGCCCATTGTGCTGGACAGCCATTTACGCTTCCCCCTGACGGCCAACCTCCTGTGCCACCACCCGGATTGCCCTCCCTGGATTGCCACCACCGCCCAGGCTCACCCTACCCGCCGCCAGGCGCTAGAAGCCGCCGGGGCGCAGCTTTTTACCCTGCCATCCGATCCTCTGGGCCGGGTAGATTTGCCCGTTCTCCTGGCACAGTTGGCCGAACGGGGCGTGCAAACGCTAATGGTAGAGGGCGGGGCGCGAGTCATCACCAGTTTTCTCGATTTGCATCTCGCAGACCGGGTGGCGGTGACGATTGCGCCGCTGCTAGTGGGTGGGCTGCACGCCGTGGAAAATGTGGTCTGGCACAACGGCCGTTCCTCGCCCCATCTGCGCCACCCCCATTACCAGACACTCGGCCAGGACATCGTGCTGGTCGCCGACATAGATTGGCAGGACGGATGA
- a CDS encoding polysaccharide deacetylase family protein, with amino-acid sequence MILPTTLQDAVAPIYRAWHNGRALLFLCLLAAGLLLTACQTQTGAAEGAMAQLTAAPTAAGETAVPSPTPLLLPPAPSTAPPSPIATMTAEPSLIKTPTLSPTAMPTASPTAMPPIASSLIAGPPPALPTPQGIYSRTLRVPILMYHYLSTPPADADIYRTDLSTEPEMFRQQMAYLAANGYTPIDFYDLSLAIVNELTLPDKPVILTFDDGYLDNYQNAFPVLQAYGFTATFFVITDFVDRELPGYMTWDMLKEMAAAGMRIESHSRNHPDLSGKSRDFVIYQLLGSQETLAAHLGYTPRYFCYPSGRYDETTMAILQEVGYWGAVTTQGGRWQGFTDRYEWSRMRIRHATTLPEFITLVDPGNTRGGNALP; translated from the coding sequence ATGATATTGCCCACAACATTGCAAGACGCTGTCGCACCGATTTACCGGGCATGGCACAACGGCCGTGCCCTTCTCTTTCTCTGCTTGCTGGCGGCGGGGCTGCTGCTGACAGCCTGCCAGACCCAAACCGGCGCGGCTGAAGGCGCGATGGCGCAGCTCACCGCCGCGCCAACCGCCGCCGGGGAAACGGCCGTGCCCTCCCCCACGCCGCTTCTGCTTCCCCCTGCACCAAGCACAGCGCCGCCTTCCCCCATCGCCACCATGACGGCGGAACCATCCCTCATAAAAACGCCGACTTTGTCGCCGACAGCGATGCCGACAGCATCACCCACAGCGATGCCGCCAATCGCGTCGTCGCTCATTGCCGGGCCGCCGCCAGCCTTGCCCACGCCCCAGGGCATCTACAGCCGCACCTTGCGCGTGCCCATCCTGATGTACCACTACCTCAGCACCCCCCCAGCCGACGCCGACATCTACCGCACCGATCTCTCCACCGAGCCAGAGATGTTCCGCCAGCAAATGGCCTACCTGGCCGCAAATGGCTACACCCCGATTGATTTCTACGACTTATCGCTGGCTATTGTCAACGAACTGACCCTGCCCGACAAACCGGTCATTCTCACCTTCGACGATGGCTACCTGGACAACTACCAAAACGCCTTCCCCGTCCTGCAAGCCTACGGCTTCACCGCCACCTTTTTTGTCATCACCGATTTTGTAGACCGGGAGCTGCCCGGCTACATGACCTGGGATATGCTCAAAGAGATGGCCGCCGCCGGGATGCGTATCGAGTCCCACTCCCGCAATCACCCCGATCTCAGCGGCAAAAGCCGCGACTTCGTCATCTATCAATTGTTGGGTTCCCAAGAAACGCTGGCCGCCCACCTGGGTTATACGCCGCGCTATTTCTGTTACCCATCCGGCCGCTACGATGAGACCACAATGGCTATTTTGCAGGAAGTGGGTTATTGGGGAGCGGTGACGACCCAGGGTGGCCGCTGGCAGGGCTTTACCGACCGCTACGAATGGAGCCGGATGCGTATTCGCCACGCCACCACCCTGCCAGAATTTATCACCCTGGTAGACCCGGGCAACACCCGCGGCGGCAATGCCCTACCCTGA
- a CDS encoding sigma-70 family RNA polymerase sigma factor, with the protein MTENLEESELIERAKTDKEAFGVLYERYQGRIYNYVYYRTGNAADAEDLTARVFMRAMAHIGTYEDKGLPFSAWLYRIAHNLVANWHRDRSRRPLIALDDIAQWHMGDADPEFTAQLSEDQDALLQAIRRLPAERQEMLILKFVERLPNAEIGEIMGRSEGAIKSLYHRTLLSLREEFKDQHPQPAKRRALFSRLR; encoded by the coding sequence GTGACAGAAAATCTTGAAGAATCAGAGTTAATTGAACGGGCCAAAACGGATAAAGAAGCCTTTGGCGTGTTATACGAACGGTATCAGGGCCGAATCTATAATTACGTGTATTACCGGACCGGCAATGCAGCCGACGCGGAGGATTTAACGGCGCGCGTTTTTATGCGGGCGATGGCTCATATTGGGACTTATGAGGACAAAGGGCTGCCATTTTCCGCCTGGTTGTATCGCATTGCCCACAATCTGGTAGCAAATTGGCACCGTGACCGCAGCCGACGGCCGTTAATCGCCTTAGACGACATCGCCCAATGGCACATGGGCGATGCTGATCCTGAATTCACGGCGCAGTTGTCCGAGGATCAAGATGCGCTGCTGCAGGCAATCCGACGCCTGCCGGCCGAACGCCAGGAGATGCTCATTCTAAAATTTGTCGAGCGCCTGCCCAATGCCGAAATTGGCGAAATCATGGGGCGCAGCGAAGGGGCCATTAAATCATTATACCACCGCACCTTGTTGTCCCTGCGTGAAGAGTTTAAGGACCAGCACCCACAGCCAGCAAAACGCCGCGCCCTTTTTAGCCGCCTGCGCTGA
- the coxB gene encoding cytochrome c oxidase subunit II — translation MGKRKHYIAVAVLIVLTTLVLRFFILGPLYVLPTAASSEAGPIDAMFDAHFWLISFLFALIMVFMLYSAVVFRRKPGDEEMGTYVHGHTGLEIAWTFIPTVFVIGFGIWGAVTLNALTAPNPEEMTIRVWGQQWAWLFEYPQQEGITAPELILPINQPIVLEMESRDVLHSFWIPEFRVKQDLLPGRKTFLRITATELGDYKLLCAEICGLQHTTMVADVRVVSQSEFVAWADERMGGPAYAEMTPAERGEIWYTEYGCLACHSLDGRDMAGPTWLGLYGHEAQLADGTAVPVDDDYLRESIVNPNLKLVAGYNADVMPQNFGERMAEKEAQILAAEGISIDTIADLIAFIQTIQE, via the coding sequence ATGGGTAAAAGAAAACATTATATCGCAGTCGCGGTCCTGATTGTTTTAACCACGCTCGTTCTCCGCTTTTTTATCTTGGGCCCGCTGTACGTTTTGCCAACCGCCGCCAGCAGCGAGGCCGGCCCCATTGACGCCATGTTCGACGCCCACTTCTGGCTGATCTCCTTTCTGTTTGCCCTGATCATGGTTTTTATGCTCTATTCCGCGGTGGTTTTCCGCCGTAAACCGGGCGATGAAGAAATGGGAACATACGTACACGGCCACACCGGGCTAGAGATTGCCTGGACCTTCATTCCCACCGTGTTCGTCATCGGTTTTGGCATTTGGGGGGCTGTTACTCTCAACGCCCTGACAGCCCCGAACCCCGAAGAAATGACGATTCGCGTCTGGGGGCAGCAGTGGGCCTGGTTGTTTGAATACCCGCAGCAAGAGGGCATCACCGCGCCAGAACTGATTTTACCAATCAATCAACCCATCGTTTTAGAAATGGAATCACGGGATGTTTTGCATTCTTTCTGGATTCCTGAGTTTCGGGTGAAACAAGATTTGCTGCCAGGGCGTAAAACCTTTCTGCGAATCACGGCCACCGAGTTAGGCGACTATAAGCTGCTCTGCGCCGAAATTTGTGGCTTACAGCACACCACCATGGTGGCCGATGTGCGCGTCGTAAGCCAAAGCGAGTTCGTGGCCTGGGCCGACGAGCGCATGGGTGGTCCGGCCTATGCGGAGATGACGCCGGCCGAACGCGGCGAAATCTGGTATACGGAATATGGCTGCCTGGCCTGCCACAGCCTGGATGGCCGGGATATGGCCGGACCAACATGGTTGGGGCTTTATGGTCATGAAGCTCAACTTGCCGATGGCACGGCCGTTCCCGTAGACGACGATTACCTCCGGGAATCTATTGTCAACCCCAACCTTAAGCTAGTCGCCGGTTACAATGCCGACGTCATGCCGCAAAACTTTGGCGAACGCATGGCCGAAAAAGAAGCGCAAATCCTGGCCGCCGAAGGCATAAGCATAGACACCATCGCCGACCTCATCGCCTTCATCCAAACCATCCAGGAATAA
- a CDS encoding cbb3-type cytochrome c oxidase subunit I, whose product MRTLGIIFTSGYIRGLIGQAIFTFAGIGLVGGVRTALGLEPNVEPGVVLGSVLGIIGFLLFAGVLTDWLKWIVGKKTPLRHGTPPGKPEWSRYVNVDYNHKVIGIQYGFTSLFVLLVGGIFALTFRLELSQPGVQFLANDTYNTLFSAHGIVMIASILLGVGAMINYLVPLMIGASDMAFPRLNAFSYWVGVPAIMLILAGMVVGGWDTGWVAYPPLSFRAPLGVVLFLMGFYLNGLSSIASSINLLVTVSFMRAPGMSLFRMPIFVWAAVATSLIQFTATQTVGVALTLNVMERVAGLTFFDPAGGGDPVLYQHLFWFYSHPVVYVFVLPGLGIISELLPVFSRKPLFGYKWIALSSLGIAFVGFLVWAHHMFTSGMNDALRIPFMMATMFVAIPTGVKFFSWIATMWEGKLTFETPMLFVLGAISVFLIGGVTGPILGTIPTDLHLHDSYWVVGHFHATMFGGFVFPFFAAIYYWFPKISGRMYNEALGKLHFWLMVPGFWVMSLGQMQIGLLGMRRRISDYDPALGIQGTQVLITIAALVIGWSVIIMLYNLISSARSREMAVTNPWGSRSPEWQIPYPVPEFNYDAPFEVVGDPYDYGLVGSRYVQMQPAPAPAGD is encoded by the coding sequence ATGAGAACGTTAGGCATCATCTTTACCTCTGGGTACATACGCGGCCTGATCGGTCAGGCCATCTTTACCTTCGCCGGTATTGGCCTGGTAGGCGGCGTCCGCACGGCTTTAGGGCTAGAGCCGAATGTGGAACCAGGCGTCGTCCTGGGATCTGTTCTGGGCATTATCGGCTTTTTACTCTTTGCCGGCGTCCTCACCGATTGGCTCAAATGGATCGTTGGCAAAAAAACGCCACTGCGGCACGGCACGCCGCCCGGTAAACCAGAATGGTCCCGTTATGTCAATGTAGACTATAACCACAAGGTCATCGGCATCCAATACGGCTTCACCAGCCTGTTTGTCCTGTTGGTGGGTGGCATTTTCGCCCTCACATTCCGGCTGGAACTTTCGCAGCCAGGGGTGCAGTTCCTGGCAAACGACACATACAACACCCTGTTTAGCGCCCACGGCATAGTCATGATCGCCAGCATCCTATTGGGCGTTGGCGCCATGATCAATTACCTGGTTCCCCTGATGATTGGCGCATCGGACATGGCTTTCCCCCGACTCAACGCCTTTAGCTACTGGGTGGGTGTCCCGGCCATTATGCTGATCCTGGCCGGCATGGTTGTGGGGGGATGGGACACCGGTTGGGTGGCGTATCCGCCGCTCAGCTTCCGCGCACCGCTGGGGGTCGTTCTCTTTTTAATGGGCTTCTATTTGAACGGCCTTTCTTCCATTGCCAGCTCCATCAACTTGCTGGTGACAGTTTCCTTTATGCGCGCACCGGGCATGTCCTTGTTCCGTATGCCCATTTTTGTGTGGGCGGCCGTCGCCACCTCCCTCATCCAGTTTACCGCCACCCAAACAGTTGGTGTGGCCCTGACCCTGAATGTGATGGAGCGCGTGGCCGGGCTGACCTTCTTTGATCCGGCCGGCGGCGGCGACCCTGTTTTGTACCAACATCTGTTCTGGTTCTATTCCCATCCGGTGGTATATGTGTTTGTGCTGCCGGGGTTGGGCATCATCAGTGAACTGCTGCCGGTGTTCTCGCGTAAGCCGCTGTTTGGCTACAAATGGATTGCGCTGTCCAGTCTGGGCATTGCCTTTGTCGGCTTCCTGGTGTGGGCGCACCACATGTTCACCTCCGGCATGAACGACGCTCTGCGCATCCCTTTTATGATGGCGACCATGTTTGTGGCGATTCCCACCGGCGTGAAGTTCTTTAGCTGGATAGCCACCATGTGGGAAGGCAAACTGACTTTTGAAACGCCGATGTTGTTTGTGCTGGGCGCGATCTCCGTCTTTTTGATTGGCGGCGTTACCGGTCCGATTTTAGGGACCATCCCTACCGATTTGCACCTGCACGACAGCTATTGGGTGGTGGGCCATTTCCATGCGACGATGTTTGGCGGCTTCGTTTTTCCGTTCTTTGCCGCCATTTATTATTGGTTCCCCAAAATTTCAGGGCGCATGTACAACGAGGCTTTAGGTAAGCTGCATTTCTGGCTGATGGTCCCCGGTTTTTGGGTGATGAGCCTGGGGCAAATGCAAATTGGCTTGTTGGGTATGCGCCGCCGCATCTCCGATTATGATCCGGCTTTGGGCATACAAGGGACGCAGGTACTCATTACTATTGCGGCTCTGGTCATCGGCTGGTCGGTGATTATTATGTTGTATAACCTGATCAGCAGCGCCCGGTCCAGGGAGATGGCGGTTACCAATCCGTGGGGGTCCCGCTCGCCGGAGTGGCAGATTCCTTATCCTGTGCCGGAATTTAACTACGATGCCCCATTTGAGGTGGTCGGCGACCCCTACGATTATGGTCTGGTTGGCTCCAGGTATGTACAGATGCAGCCGGCGCCGGCTCCGGCTGGGGATTAG
- a CDS encoding cytochrome C oxidase subunit IV family protein, with protein sequence MELQKKAAWRQGNIVAILLVVLTIIEFVIAIVNGSAVFLFIVALIKAAIIVQVFMHVYRLWRAEEH encoded by the coding sequence GTGGAATTACAAAAGAAAGCAGCCTGGCGGCAGGGCAATATCGTTGCCATTTTATTGGTCGTTTTAACGATCATAGAATTTGTGATTGCCATTGTGAATGGCTCGGCCGTTTTTCTGTTTATTGTGGCCTTGATTAAAGCGGCGATTATTGTGCAGGTGTTTATGCACGTCTATCGGTTGTGGCGCGCGGAGGAGCATTGA
- a CDS encoding heme-copper oxidase subunit III: protein MSAYTKVSTELPQGAHAHDEDRGHELPYAVQVRANRLGLWLFFISEFFLFGALLITRFYLWNEPGVGQTRPSLSQELGLITTSILLLSSYLVYRGETAMTYGDRKVFTQSYLWAAILGLLFFIGVVVMEWNLFGLRLDLFGIEWFGHLKPSDGVYGGVFYMMTGMHALHVISGVWLLLVVWNRGRKGEYSPERHWGVEGVALYWHYVDVVWIFFYPALYLIGTAV from the coding sequence ATGAGCGCATATACCAAAGTATCTACGGAACTACCTCAGGGCGCTCATGCCCATGACGAGGATCGCGGCCATGAACTGCCTTACGCTGTACAGGTAAGGGCGAATCGTCTGGGTTTGTGGCTGTTTTTCATCTCGGAGTTTTTCTTGTTTGGGGCGCTGCTGATTACCCGGTTTTATTTGTGGAATGAGCCGGGGGTGGGACAGACACGGCCGTCACTCAGCCAGGAATTGGGGTTAATTACCACCAGCATCTTGCTGCTCAGCAGCTACCTGGTGTATCGCGGTGAAACCGCCATGACTTATGGCGACCGTAAGGTGTTTACCCAATCCTACTTGTGGGCGGCCATTCTGGGGCTGCTCTTTTTCATCGGCGTGGTGGTGATGGAGTGGAACCTGTTTGGTCTGCGCCTGGATTTGTTTGGCATTGAGTGGTTTGGTCATTTAAAGCCATCTGATGGCGTGTATGGCGGCGTTTTCTACATGATGACCGGGATGCACGCCCTGCATGTGATCAGCGGCGTGTGGCTGCTGTTGGTGGTCTGGAACCGGGGACGCAAGGGCGAATATTCGCCGGAGCGCCATTGGGGTGTAGAAGGGGTGGCGCTGTATTGGCATTACGTGGATGTCGTCTGGATATTTTTCTATCCGGCGTTGTATTTGATTGGTACGGCCGTGTAA
- a CDS encoding cytochrome c oxidase assembly protein, whose product MDPVLKAVLTSWNWRFTILLVLALAGALYSIGWWRLRRRSQRRLRPTRRPGQPWPLSARWRLVSYHTGLIVAAIALMSPIDVLGGQLFFMHMIQHLLLIMIAPPLLLIANPMATMLWGLPTDARRWLGGGLSKALHRESPFRHGLRIVTSPGVIWLTWVIVLVGWHDPNMYNWTLRNEVVHDVEHLSFFLVSMASWWRTTAAAPRIHGQLGLMGRIVLVLALVPPNMFTGVAIAFAESPIYTYYVDVPRLWNISVMTDQRIGGILMWIPGSMMYIIAALVLVAQFLGQEERKPSLPESKWATDEALLAPGLKK is encoded by the coding sequence ATGGACCCAGTCCTTAAAGCCGTTCTTACTTCGTGGAACTGGCGTTTCACCATTCTGTTAGTCCTGGCGCTGGCCGGGGCTCTTTATTCCATTGGCTGGTGGCGGCTGCGGCGGCGCAGCCAGCGCCGCCTGCGCCCGACGCGCCGCCCTGGGCAGCCCTGGCCTCTATCGGCGCGGTGGCGGTTGGTCTCTTACCACACTGGCCTGATCGTTGCCGCCATTGCCCTCATGTCGCCCATTGATGTGTTAGGCGGGCAGCTTTTCTTCATGCACATGATCCAGCATTTGCTGCTGATTATGATTGCCCCACCCCTGCTGCTCATTGCCAATCCCATGGCGACCATGCTCTGGGGACTGCCGACCGATGCGCGCCGCTGGCTAGGCGGCGGCCTGAGCAAGGCGCTGCACCGCGAATCGCCCTTTCGTCATGGGCTGCGTATCGTCACATCGCCAGGCGTTATCTGGCTGACCTGGGTTATTGTGTTGGTCGGCTGGCACGACCCCAACATGTACAACTGGACCCTGCGCAACGAGGTGGTCCACGACGTAGAACACCTCTCCTTCTTCCTGGTAAGCATGGCCTCTTGGTGGCGGACGACGGCCGCTGCGCCGCGCATTCACGGCCAGTTAGGGCTGATGGGCCGCATTGTGTTGGTCCTGGCCCTGGTTCCGCCCAATATGTTCACCGGGGTAGCCATCGCCTTCGCCGAAAGCCCGATTTATACTTATTACGTGGACGTGCCCCGGTTGTGGAATATCAGCGTGATGACCGATCAGCGCATTGGCGGCATTCTGATGTGGATTCCGGGCAGCATGATGTACATCATCGCCGCGCTGGTATTGGTGGCCCAATTTTTAGGCCAGGAAGAGCGTAAACCCAGTTTGCCTGAAAGCAAATGGGCGACCGATGAAGCCTTATTAGCGCCGGGCTTAAAAAAGTAG